A stretch of the Gracilinanus agilis isolate LMUSP501 chromosome 4, AgileGrace, whole genome shotgun sequence genome encodes the following:
- the PIFO gene encoding protein pitchfork: MNWEWELPEATLRYCFGSCQTRKIFPFFHPPNRLGNKNVPLVGAPNRGPGCYLKEDPTSLAYSLTKTPMSKKGYVIGSRTSQRFRVDEKDVKPSPTSYQTTMTKRGCSLPHYAPFNSISSRFEEKVTDSSYFPGPGTYNPKTLFSRKITWPMKFGSPDWDQVPVLKRRTLKTELITDKEFRIHRNRVAYLSLYYS; encoded by the exons ATGAACTGGGAATGGGAGCTCCCGG AAGCAACGCTGAGATATTGTTTTGGATCATGCCAGACGAGGAAAATCTTCCCCTTCTTCCACCCTCCAAACAGACTAGGTAATAAGAATGTGCCCCTGGTGGGGGCACCTAATAGAGGACCAGGATGCTACCTCAAAGAAGAT CCCACTAGCCTGGCGTATAGCCTCACTAAGACCCCTATGAGCAAAAAGGGATATGTCATTGGATCCAGGACAAGTCAAAGGTTTCGAGTAGATGAAAAG GATGTAAAACCCAGTCCAACTTCATATCAGACAACAATGACTAAGCGTGGATGTTCTCTTCCTCATTATGCACCATTTAACAGCATTTCATCTCGATTTGAAGAGAAGGTCACAGATTCATCGTATTTCCCTGG ACCTGGAACCTACAATCCAAAGACCTTGTTTTCCCGGAAAATCACTTGGCCAATGAAATTTGGGTCTCCAGATTGGGATCAAGTGCCAGTCCTAAAGAGAAGGACCCTAAAAACTGAG CTGATAACAGACAAAGAATTCAGGATACATCGGAACCGAGTAGCCTACCTAAGCCTGTATTACAGCTGA